A portion of the Lolium rigidum isolate FL_2022 chromosome 1, APGP_CSIRO_Lrig_0.1, whole genome shotgun sequence genome contains these proteins:
- the LOC124686319 gene encoding xyloglucan endotransglycosylase/hydrolase protein 8-like has translation MARSPMHLCLAVLALAAVASGDRFSDQFDLVGSGGDVQVKDDGKTQDVQLIMNRGSGGAGFNSKNKFLYGEFSVQMKLIGGNSAGTVTSLYLTSGEGDGHDEIDIEFMGNSSGQPYVMNTNVWASGDGKKEHQFYLWFDPSADFHTYKIVWNPKNIIFQVDDVPVRTFKKYNDLAYPSSKPMAVHCTLWDGSYWATEKGAVKIDWNQAPFVVNYRGYSSHGCVNNGGSSACPAGSNAWMNRELDTKELGTVKWAEQKYMTYNYCDDGWRFPQGFPAECSRNPY, from the exons ATGGCGAGGTCTCCGATGCATCTGTGCTTGGCCGTCCTGGCCCTCGCCGCCGTCGCGTCGGGGGACAGGTTCTCCGACCAGTTCGACCTTGTCGGTTCCGGCGGGGACGTGCAAGTGAAAGACGACGGCAAAACCCAGGATGTCCAGCTCATTATGAACCGCGGCTCCGGCGGCGCCGGCTTCAACTCCAAGAACAAGTTCCTGTACGGCGAGTTCAGCGTTCAGATGAAGCTCATCGGCGGCAACTCCGCCGGCACCGTCACCTCCCTATAC CTGACGTCCGGGGAAGGGGATGGCCATGACGAGATCGACATCGAGTTCATGGGGAACTCGAGCGGGCAGCCCTACGTGATGAACACCAACGTCTGGGCCAGCGGCGATGGAAAGAAGGAGCACCAGTTCTACCTCTGGTTCGACCCCTCCGCCGACTTCCACACCTACAAGATCGTGTGGAACCCCAAGAACATCAT ATTCCAGGTCGACGATGTGCCGGTGAGGACGTTCAAGAAGTACAACGACCTAGCGTACCCGAGCAGCAAGCCCATGGCTGTGCACTGCACGCTGTGGGACGGCAGCTACTGGGCGACGGAGAAAGGCGCCGTCAAGATCGACTGGAACCAGGCGCCCTTCGTCGTCAACTACCGCGGCTACTCCTCCCACGGCTGCGTCAACAACGGCGGCTCGTCGGCGTGCCCCGCCGGCAGCAACGCCTGGATGAACAGGGAGCTAGACACCAAGGAGCTCGGCACCGTCAAATGGGCCGAGCAGAAGTACATGACCTACAACTACTGTGACGACGGCTGGCGCTTCCCGCAGGGCTTCCCCGCCGAGTGCTCCCGCAACCCCTACTGA
- the LOC124682844 gene encoding xyloglucan endotransglucosylase/hydrolase protein 24-like codes for MASLQSSCWRSVLLLSVLLVAMDQMAMASLSDDIEVGWGQDHSFFYMDGPDDNQTLALCLDETHGSGFHTKEAYLYARFDIDIMLVPNNSAGTVTTLYLFPVDVPWEYHDEVDLEFLGNVTGEPYTLHTNIFVNGVGHRVEQFRLWFDPTADFHTYSIDWNPKRITILVDGVPIRVFKNHEKDGVPFPSWQKMKLEGTLWNADDWATQGGRVKTDWSAAPFFANYRNLRVSWCQPSPGVAWCGDEPPESTWFEQGLDAVALQNARDTHMIYGYCKDVNRKELPKECTLD; via the exons ATGGCGTCGTTGCAATCTTCTTGTTGGCGCTCGGTGCTGTTGCTATCCGTCCTGCTGGTCGCCATGGATCAGATGGCCATGGCATCCCTGTCGGATGACATCGAGGTGGGGTGGGGCCAGGACCACAGCTTCTTCTACATGGACGGCCCTGACGACAACCAGACACTCGCGCTGTGTCTCGACGAGACCCACGGCTCGGGTTTCCACACCAAGGAAGCCTACCTCTACGCCCGCTTCGACATCGACATCATGCTCGTCCCCAACAACTCCGCCGGAACGGTCACCACGCTCTAC CTGTTCCCGGTGGATGTGCCGTGGGAGTACCATGACGAGGTGGACCTGGAGTTCCTCGGCAACGTCACGGGCGAGCCCTACACGCTGCACACCAACATCTTCGTCAACGGCGTCGGCCACCGGGTGGAGCAGTTCCGCCTCTGGTTCGACCCCACCGCCGACTTCCACACATACTCCATCGACTGGAACCCCAAGCGCATCAC AATCCTGGTCGACGGTGTGCCGATCCGGGTATTCAAGAACCACGAGAAGGACGGGGTGCCGTTCCCGTCGTGGCAGAAGATGAAGCTGGAAGGGACCCTGTGGAACGCCGACGACTGGGCGACGCAGGGCGGCCGCGTCAAGACAGACTGGTCGGCGGCGCCTTTCTTTGCCAACTACCGCAACCTACGTGTGTCCTGGTGCCAGCCGTCGCCCGGCGTGGCCTGGTGCGGCGACGAGCCGCCGGAGTCGACATGGTTCGAGCAGGGCCTGGACGCGGTGGCTCTGCAGAACGCGCGGGACACGCACATGATCTACGGTTACTGCAAGGATGTCAACCGGAAAGAGTTGCCCAAGGAATGCACCTTGGATTAG